The Punica granatum isolate Tunisia-2019 chromosome 4, ASM765513v2, whole genome shotgun sequence sequence GCTGCGGCTCCTGACCTCCGTTCTCCTGCTGCTATCAGCAGCGGCGGCTATCGGCTCACGGGCAGAGGAGGTCACGTGCTCCGGAATCGTGCCAATGAAGTACCGGAGGAATACCATCTCCATCACGGACTTCGGCGGCGTCGGTGACGGGCGGACAGTGAACTCGAATGCGTTCAGGAAGGCGATATATAGTATCCAGCACCTGAACAGGACCGGCGGCACGCGGCTCTACATTCCTCCGGGGGTGTACTTGACGGAGAGCTTCAACCTCACCAGCCACATGACGCTTTTCCTTGCCAAAGGCGCCGTCATCAAAGCCACTCGGGTAGGCTCCGAACTCATCATCTCATCATCATGGTCTCGGCCGAAACTCCATAGTCGCTCATAGGGATGATTACTAGTTCGTGTTGCCATTGATCTGTTTTCTGTCCTTGTTATTGCTCTTTAATTTCTGAGCTCTTGCCCTGTTCGTGAGATGTAACAGTTCCGTCCACTCCCGTGATTTGCTAGTTTTCTATCATGGGTAACGTGAAAGGCTATCTGTTCCTACTAGAAATGCGAGATCTTTGTGAGCAATGTAGGTCTTCAGTGAAAAGAATAGCTTGCATTTCATTGACTGcagaggaagatgatgattgCGGAGATCATTCCCATTAATGATAATGTACGTTGCCGTTTACACATGGACCATTAGATAGCATGGATGAGATGCTCAAACTCTGATGTCAGATCTGTGGATCAAAATATTTAGTTTGGTCTGACCACTTTCTTCTATTTCTAGTTGAGGTTGGCTGAAATGACTATTTGACGAGGGCCCTGTTTCTACCTCAGCCATAGATgaatcttttaattatttcggGGTGCCTGGTGGGGCTTGGCTCTTTATTGTTGTAGTTAATTTCAACGCTGAACTAGACAGCAGGCCTGTGATGCCGTAGTCTCTACTTCTTTCACTTATTTTAGTTGGTAGTTCCCGTAACAAGCAGTGATATCCCCATCTAGATAGTCTGATGCCCGAGTTCAAAACTTTGTGGGTCATCAATAGAGGAGTGCATTCTTGAAAAGGCTTTGGTAAGGCTTTGAACCAAGGTTTGTGTGGTGTCAAACATTGCTAAGGGAGCAGCTAAACAAGATCCATCTACTGAAAACTAAGTGCCTGTCTGGTGCTATATATGATAGCCATTGGTTAAACTTGACCAAGTTATGTGAATCATTTGGTGCTTGTTCTTGGGTGCCATGTGCTATTTAATAGAAGTACAAGCTTTGTACAGTTACAGCTATTACTCCTTTGGTTAATGCATATATTAAGCGAATGGAGTTCATTACTGGCTGGTCCTTTTTACCAGGATACTTTGAATTGGCCCCTGATTGATCCATTGCCATCTTATGGAAGAGGGAGAGAGCGCCCTGGTGGAAGGTATATAAGCTTCATTCACGGGGATGGACTTGAAGATGTTATAATCACTGGTTAGTACCCATAGAAGAAAGATGTGATTTCTTTTCACAAATTGTTAGAAACAGCACAAATGACTCagatttttgttgatttggTCTTTGCAGGCGAGAATGGAACGATTGATGGGCAAGGAGATATATGGTGGAACATGTGGAGACAGAGGACTCTCAACTTTACCCGACCCAACCTTGTGGAGCTGATGAATTCTAGAGATGTCATCATTTCGAACGTGGTTTTCCAGAATTCTCCTTTTTGGAATATTCATCCAGTTTATTGCAGGTAGGATACTTCACCATAGATCTTAACACACCGCTCCTTTGCCTTGTCTCAGTAAATGCAGCACACATGATTCTGGTCCGAGCTCCCCAATTGCTGTGAAAATTATAGCTTTGTCGATCTTGGATACATCATTAGTAGGACATTCAGTGTGAATGTTAGGCCcttagaatgaagaaaaattaattatcttgatttttttttgttggtctGTTTGAGATTTAATTCTAATTGCAATTCCAATGATGAAAAAGGGAAGCAAGGAACCTATTCAGAGGTTCCTGACAGTCTTCCCTTGATGGGGCCATTGTGGATTCTCTAGGCAACACTCAAATTCTTCCATAGATGGACAAAGATTGCGAGAAAAATTTGGAtggtttcttcttcttatgtTCTGTGGACAGCCATTCCATGCTATTCTCTGCAATAAACATAATCGAAGTCTTGaccataaaatattttctctttgCAGCAACGTGGTTGTTCGGAAAGTCACAATAATAGCTCCGCTGGATTCTCCCAACACTGATGGAGTAGATCCAGGTACCAAATTCCATATTATGTATTTTCCGTCCAGCAGGTTCATGTTTTCAATTTGAAATTGTTTGTTTTGCTATCCTTGGAGTAAGTCCTGGAGTTTATCCATTGAAATTGATGTCAACATTTCTTGTCTATGAGATATTGATTTTCAAATCGCGGCTTTTCTGTTGATAGGATTTTACGGCATTGGTGAAACTAAATTGTGTTAGATTCCTAGCATTCAGCTTCCCATGCAAATCTTGTTGATATTTACTCTCTCTAAAAGTGATTGCACGTTTTGGAGGAATGTTCTACTCCGATCGCAGTTTACAGAACATGCAGGATTCAAAGTGGTCCTGTCAAAGAACATCGGCCCCACCAAATACTTAACGACATTTTACAAGTACCATGACCATGCATAAAATCCATACTGTTTTCtctcattcatttttttccgtAATTGTCCTTATAGATTCAAGCTCCAATGTCTGCATAGAAGACGCCTACATCTCTGTCGGAGATGATCTTGTAGCCGTCAAGAGTGGGTGGGATGAATACGGGATCTCCTATGGCCGTCCGAGCTCAGACATCACAATCCGCCGCATCACAGGATCATCCCCCTTTGCTGGGATTGCAGTAGGGAGTGAATCCTCTGGTGGGATCGAGAATGTGGTTGCAGAAAATATCACTTTGTACAAGATGGGAGTCGGGATCCACATTAAGACGAACACTGGACGAGGAGGAATCATAAAAAACATTACTGTCTCGAATGTTTACATAGAGAATGCCAGGAAGGGGATAAAGATCTCGGGGAATGTTGGGGACCACCCTGATGATAACTATAACCCAAATGCCCTGCCTGTTGTGAAGGAAATCACGATAAAAGATGTTTCCGGTGTGAAAATTCTACAGCCGGGACTGATGCAGGGGATAAAGAAGTCACCATTCACGGGGATCTACCTGTCTAACATCAACCTTGAGTGGGTCCCTGGCCCAAGGCCGAGTGCTCCTTGGACCTGCATTGATGTTAGTGGGGATTCTACCAAGGTTAGTCCATCGCCCTGTTCCGAGTTGCTAACTTAAGAACTCTTTTAGCTGATAGGATCGAGAGTGAAGCTAAATATGCTTCCATGATATTTGGGCTAACTTCTTAAGACATTCCATTGTAGTTATTGAAATGCATACTTTGCAGTGCTGCCAATATTCCCAGTCCAAGAAGGACCATGGAATCCATAGGAAGTTCGTCCAAATCTATGGAAGCTTTGTCTTTCCATCCCAAATCCCATGTTAACAATAAAAAGTAATGTATTGTGCCAGCAATGGCCGTGTAAGAGAAGTTCATGCCTCTCCCAATTTAGAATTGTGTACATTTGAAATTTGTCCATTCAATATAGAAATTCAGTTAGTGCTTGACAATTTCAGATTGTCGTCTTCCAACTCATATGGATGTATCTGATTAGTTTGAATTGTTTTCGAATCTCTACAACCTGCAGAATTCCTTTCTGAAAGTATTTCTCCATTTGGCTCATCAACATCTGCAGCTAGGTCGAACATTCGTGGCCTGTCCAAGCATACAATGTAAAATCGCGCTTAATTGATAAGATGATGATTAAATTCCAAAATGTTTTTATACCTCTCAATTCTGCAGCTATGGTGCCTCTGCTGTTAAATGTATACagatttcttgatttcaatGGTGATCATTTTTAGAGCATTCACTTACCGGTTGATCAGAGAGCAGGACTTCCAGCAGATGACAGTATCAACTATCAAGTGTGCACACAATCCGGATTTTACCAAATCAGTAGTGATCCGAACGCAAAGCTCACACATAGGATTAGGCTTTTGAAACATCCGACTGATTGAAGCTCACACGGTCATATAAACTGAAACATTCTCAATATATTCAATGCATGAAGCACGAGGAACACGGTACAAGAGTCATACTAGCACATAACCTACACAGGCACATAACATAAACGGAACATGCTTCTAAATCTCACATGATGCGATATTATTTACATATCTCGGACTCATCACATCAAAAGCAGCAGCGACGAGTGAAGTACTGGTAGACGAACATAATAGAACATCATCACGACCATGTGATCATCTCACTTAGAATCGATCCATCAGGAACTTCCGGAACTTCATCAGAAGCCCACTCTTCTCTTCCTCGTCTTCCTCGtggtgatggtggtggtgATGGTGGCGGCGGTGTTCATGCTCCTCCCTCTCATCATCCTCTCTCTCAAAGCGGTGATGAAAGTGATGGAACCCCTTCATCTTACGATCATCATCGTTGTGCCCCATCATCTGAAACATATTGCCTTTCTCCTCGGACTCGGGCTCGCCgtgatgatgatggtgatggtggtggtggtggtggtggaacCAGGTCCACTGGGCTGGATCCTGGCTGCCCTCGGACTCGGAGTTGACGGTGCTCACCTTCGCGCTCCCCAGGATCATATCGTTTCCGTACGGGATCTCACGGCCATGAGCCGGCAGATCTGACGGCTTGAATGGACGGGGACCGTGGCGGCAAGGGCGACCGTGACGACGGAAGGGGAAACGGAAGGAAACTGGTAACTTTGGCCGTCCGTCGAGCATGTGATCGGCGGGGCGGAACGTCACCGTGGTCACCTTCTCGTTTGACTCGACGGCCCTGACTTCGTTTCCCGGTAGTTTCGAGCCGGCGGTTTCCTCGGACTCGGAGGGCAGCAGGATCGTGGGAGTGGCTTCAAGCTCAGGGAGGGCGGACAGATCGCCGTTGCTGACGTCATTTTCCGAGGACTCCGAGGCACGAGAAAGGGCGACGAAGCTCAGCAAGAGGACGGCGAGGGTGAGAGCAAGTTTCCCCATCTTCCTTTCTTCTGATCGGTCGATAGGAGACGAGGATTTTCGTGGTATTTAAGGGAAGGAGGCAAGTAACGCGAACCAGGGCAAGGGGCAGGTCGGGCAGATGCGGGTTTGACTGGGAAAGGTCGACCCGGGCAGCAAAGATTCCGCCCCACGTGGTCGCGGTTCGAGCCCCCTGACTGCTGGAGACGAATGGCGTGAGCCGGGCTCACGTAGGCCGCCCGCTCAAGCGCACCGAGCATGGCTGGGGCTCACGGTGAGCCCGGCGCACAAACTTATCGTTTGCACTTTGAAGTCAGACTTCTTGGGTTTGATATGATTGGAAGAAGGGCCTAGGTGGGGCCCCCCGTGGGTTATTATATCGTGATCTAAAGGAAAAGGGCTGCCCAGGTGACGTCATCCAGGACGTTACTCATACGACCCGTAAAAACGCGTTCCAGTGTCGATCTGGGGACATTGGTTCTTGGGAGTTGACCTGGGGGGTAGGGGCACGTATGACTAATATAAATCGTTCTCGGGCGTTCACACAGTAGGAATATCAGCTTGGACCGATACGGGCCTgattttccatcaatttttaattatgtagAAATTATAACGTTAATGTTCAGTCATCCGTGCCTTCCTTGTTATCTAGTCTCATGCGTATTATTCTCAttatatacaacacaaccataAGTGTTGCGATTAACTTCCGTGGACATGATCCTAACACGATGACATCCACCAAAAACACACATCAGCTtgggaaaatgaaaattagacAGATGTATCACGAGCATGCATTATGAGTATAGAGTCTTCTAGTTTGTGACAATTTGTCACATTCCCTTACCAATTACTGTAGTCGAATCTAGgacttttgaattttttttaaaaaagaggtCACTTGCCACCTTGATTAGAGATTTAGAATCGTACTTATACGGTCTTATTCAACCCAGTGGCAGGCTAGTAGTTGGGCCAAAGCCCACTCATGCATATTGGGCGCTAGCGATATAGTTATTATCTTGGGGCATTATCAAATTTCCCATTCGGAGGCAGTCATATAATCGTAACATAGCTAGGCATATTCCCGCGTTATGCACAGGGTTTATTAGATTGATCGAGAACTTGTTCTCTATTGTAACTGTTAGAATCTCAATTTTCAGACCTTGATCGTGTACAGATCACGAGCCTTGAATGATCTGGAGAGAGCTATTTATAGGAGTCATAATATATCTGTATTGAGTTATCATAATCTGTGtagaatatttaataataaataataagtaGATGTACTTGCCATATATGTGGTTAGAGATAGAATAATATCTTATATGAtatattgataaaatattCTAGAGATAATATGAGAGATATTATGAAATATAGATAAAGAAATATACTCAATAGAATTTAGTTATACAATCTGAAGTATCAATGTGAGCCCAACATGGTAAGTAGGGCCAAACGACTTCGACAGTTCGTAGGAGTATATCAACGTTGTTGTTGATGTCGCATCGTAGGTGATGGCCTTTTCATGTTGTGGCTAGAGTGACGTTGTGCGTCGAGTCTGTTGTGCCATTTGGTATGAGGAATCCCGTCATTGTAGAAAGCGAGGGGATCTTCATTGCAGAAAGCAAATGCCAATATTCCATCGTTGTATAAACGAAGGTCATGGTCTTCAATAAAGAGATGATGAGATCTACTTGTTTGAAAAGCGATAGACCCTTCACTGTAAAAAGCAAATGCCAAGATCTATCGTTGTAGAAAACAATGGTCGTGGTCTCCAAACGAATGTGAGGAATCCCCACGCTATAGATCGCAAGGTGCCCTTCGTTGTAGAAAGTGAAGGCCATCGTATCCTCGGTGTAGAAACCGAGGAACACGGCCCCTAATGGGAGGTGAGAAAACCCATCGTAATAAACAACGAGCACCCCTTTGCTATTGAAAGTGAAGACTTATTAGAATCTTTTGGTGTACAAAGCGAAGGCCCCTTAATCCACTGGTGTAGAAACCATAGGCCTAGGTTCTCAAAGATTTGGGCAATGGCGATAATAGTCATGTAGAGCGAGCATCTTGTCAAAGCTGGAGCTCATAAACTGAAACTGATATTCAAGTACTCAAAATGCATTGTTAAGTATAAGTCAATCCTTAAAGTAAAAGAACTATCAAATGAAAAAGCATCCTTTTAGAGATAAGCGAAGCAAATAATGCATAAAAAGCAGGATCACTAACGAATTACTCATCGTGGAGTGCCTTATCGCGATGTTCTCTGATCAGGGGAGCGAGAATGAGGAGTGTTTCGTGAGCGTCCCTCTCGGCCCCGTCACTGAACAAATGACCACAGGTGTCCCGCTTGAATCAGTTTATCTCTATCGTTCTTCAACGCCTGGCAGTGCTCAATGTCATGTCCCAAGCTTTATGGTAGCGACAGTCATGATTGTTAGTATCGCGATTCAACTCGTAGAATCATACGATTCTACGATACGAGGGGTGACTAGCGATTTTGATTCTATGGCAGGGATCATAAATGTAGAATTGTGGCTGAATCGGGAGGAGACTCATGGAATCGAGCTGATTTTACGATTGTCTCCAACCAAAGTCGAGCCGAAGCTAGCCCATTGAGCAACTCAACCCTCTGTGTCTAACCTAAAGTCAAGTCGAAGCCCAACCCATAGAGCAAcccaatgttttttttttcccctcaccTTCCTTCCCTTCCTTAAGCTTCCAgctttcttctccttctcctctccctcgtccctctctctctctcgatgtAATCTCGAGAGCTAATATTTATGGAAACTAGTTGTCTACGAGCTCTGCTCTACtgcctccctccctctctctctctgtgcgCTCTGTGACTCGTTTTCAGTTTTTCTCAGGGGAAAGGTTGAGGCAGCACACTTGTTTGAGCTCGCAGGGAAAAAGGGGTACCCTTCTACTTCTCTTTTATCCTTCTTTTGCCTCTTCTGCATGGAAAGCTCAAAGCTGGAAGCTTTTTGCAGACCTGGTGAATTTCACCGTGTAAtctttttgaatttcaaaagCTACTGTTTGAGTATTTGTTCGTCTGTTTGTCAGTTGAGAGTGGATAAAGTGAAATTGTGGGTGTCAAAATGGGGACTCCATGTAGTGTGTGTGGATTAAAGGCTGCATTTGACAATTCTGACCCTTAAAAGTCGTGAGCTTTTAATTTATGGGTATAAGAATATTATGATTATTTGGTGTGAATCAGCGAGCATGGAATCTAATATGATATTGAGTTCAAATATAAGAATGATTGTCAATAGGCCGTGAGTTTTGGTGCACTTGATGGCTTTATTTCATGCCACaatgaatttatttatatatatatatacactgttttttacaggtagaatcttacgattcatgATTCAATGACCCTCGATCGATCCTAggcagaatcgcgattctgacaaccttggcGACAGTACTTGTCGGACTTGTGACCCAGGTTTCCTTTCTTAAAAACTTTTGGTGGAGTGGCTAGACCTTCGCACTCAATTTTATAGAGCATAATAGACATGGATGAATTAAGGGCCGTAAATTTCTCAAACTGTGGAGGTGGGCATCGCTTCGCCTTTCTGTCACTCCGGGATAGTCCTTTTGCTTCTCTCTCACACGTTCATTCTAACTCGAGAGAGATTCTTTCAGGGTTATGAGCTTCTGGGCATGAGCTGCAAAACCAGCAAAGTCCTGCGAAGATGTAACAATGACTCTTCTTGAGCTCTCATTTCCTAAGACCTCTTTGGAAGGCAGACATCGCTTCGCGAGGGGTCAAGCTCTCTATCTCGGTGACGACCTTGAAAAAGCGCTTGTACCATGCTCGAAGCGTCTCTCCCTCTTTCTGCTCCATGGTGAATAACTCATTCAAATCATGTTTCATTCGCCAAGTTACCGCGAATCTCTAGATGAATAACTTGTGCAATTGCTTGAAGCTAGTGATAGAGCCAAGAACCAGCGAGTGAAACCAATTAGAGGTAATCCTAATGAGAATCCCAGGAAATAGCAAGCATTGGAGGTTCTCAGAAGCGCTTCTTTCAAGAAGCGATGTGATGTAGTGATGTACATGATTGATTGGATCCGTTTTTCCATCAAAATGAGTTATTtgaagaaaattgaatttacGAGATACCTTGGTGTTGATGTCACAAAGGGGATTCAAGGTTATCGTTAAAAGATGGAAGGTCCAGATGCTTCTGCTTAGTAGCCTGAATGGTGTTTGCAACCTTCTCCTCAATGAAGCGTTGAACTTCTTCTGGAGAAAGAGTCACAACTGGTCCAGGAGGGATTGTAATCAATGAGGGCATGTCGCTAGGTAGCTTTTCAGAGTTCCTTTCGCGGCAGAATTTGGATTGTCTTCTGCTTGGTTCAACGTTTAATTCGATGCTTCACGTCCTTCCAAGTTAACTTGAAGGTCTTGAGAGGCTATGACGATTGTCTCCATCGTTGCTCAAATATCAGGCGCTAATTGATCTAATCGAACCATGTTCGTGTCATGTTATGATGGTGACGGATCTTGAAGGGCCGATTGCGCTGGATTGTTGGATACAGCCCATCGTGGAGGATTTGGAGCCCCCTCAAACCTTTCATTCCCAGCTTGAGAGTTTGCTGCACTCCTGGTTAGAACCGTTGTTTCTTTTTAGTGGTAGAAAACAACCAATGTGATGACTTTTTGTGTCATTTCTCACAGACTACGCCAATGTTAAGATCTCGGTTTTCGGATCTTGATCACGTGCAAACCAAGAGCCTCGAGTGACCTGGAGAGCTATTTATAGGAGTCCTCATATATCAGTATCGAGATATCGTAATCTGTGTAGAATAtttaataacaaaatataagTAGATATACttgtcatatatatagttagaGATA is a genomic window containing:
- the LOC116203558 gene encoding probable polygalacturonase; protein product: MTMLRLLTSVLLLLSAAAAIGSRAEEVTCSGIVPMKYRRNTISITDFGGVGDGRTVNSNAFRKAIYSIQHLNRTGGTRLYIPPGVYLTESFNLTSHMTLFLAKGAVIKATRDTLNWPLIDPLPSYGRGRERPGGRYISFIHGDGLEDVIITGENGTIDGQGDIWWNMWRQRTLNFTRPNLVELMNSRDVIISNVVFQNSPFWNIHPVYCSNVVVRKVTIIAPLDSPNTDGVDPDSSSNVCIEDAYISVGDDLVAVKSGWDEYGISYGRPSSDITIRRITGSSPFAGIAVGSESSGGIENVVAENITLYKMGVGIHIKTNTGRGGIIKNITVSNVYIENARKGIKISGNVGDHPDDNYNPNALPVVKEITIKDVSGVKILQPGLMQGIKKSPFTGIYLSNINLEWVPGPRPSAPWTCIDVSGDSTKVSPSPCSELLT